One genomic window of Dysgonomonas mossii includes the following:
- a CDS encoding tyrosine-protein phosphatase, producing MKIKLISSLISILFLYNCSPNPTTVTVMCEQDRKGNYILKWELYPEVDNTPVEIFVSDNDSSFPSNAKLITNSNDYIAVIKNESDTVEKRKYFRIKVAGVLSEVVTNRFFEMDSIQNFRDIGGYITNDNKRVRWGKIFRSGNFFRMTTHDSLEMSSLGIKTVIDLRSEDIMKKNIERYTAFKNIRIPIAYNGYNSISQKVMDGRFLRGDAIIYTQDTYKDMINNFASQYAEFFDYLCDENNYPIAFHCYLGKDQSGLATFFLLRALDVPMDIIEDDYMASDMVIDRTKLVRNADSLSESRQEAFTMLSRTDLAYLKYGISCIREKRGSVEDYMLHELKLTPEKRKKLKAILLH from the coding sequence ATGAAGATTAAGCTAATAAGTTCGTTAATAAGCATACTATTTTTATACAACTGCTCCCCTAACCCAACTACGGTGACAGTAATGTGTGAACAGGATCGTAAAGGAAATTACATCCTGAAATGGGAGTTGTATCCGGAAGTAGACAACACTCCTGTTGAAATATTCGTTTCGGATAATGACAGTTCTTTTCCTTCAAATGCAAAACTGATAACCAACTCGAATGACTACATTGCCGTTATAAAGAATGAATCGGACACTGTTGAAAAACGAAAATATTTCCGCATAAAGGTCGCAGGCGTACTCTCTGAGGTTGTTACAAACCGATTCTTTGAAATGGATAGTATTCAAAACTTCAGAGACATTGGCGGATACATCACAAACGATAACAAACGTGTGCGATGGGGTAAGATATTCCGTTCCGGAAACTTTTTCCGCATGACAACTCATGACAGTTTAGAAATGAGTAGCCTAGGAATAAAAACCGTTATTGACCTCAGGTCGGAGGATATAATGAAGAAAAATATAGAAAGATATACAGCCTTCAAAAACATCCGCATTCCTATTGCTTATAATGGATACAACTCTATATCACAAAAAGTAATGGATGGCCGATTCCTTCGTGGTGATGCTATTATATATACACAGGACACATACAAGGATATGATCAACAACTTTGCCAGTCAGTATGCAGAATTCTTCGACTACCTATGCGATGAAAACAATTACCCGATTGCTTTTCATTGCTACTTAGGCAAAGACCAGTCGGGGCTGGCTACATTCTTCCTGCTCAGAGCACTCGATGTACCTATGGATATAATAGAAGACGACTATATGGCTTCAGATATGGTGATCGACCGCACAAAGCTGGTAAGGAATGCTGATAGCCTTTCAGAATCGCGGCAAGAAGCTTTCACAATGCTTTCACGAACAGATTTAGCATACTTGAAATATGGTATCTCCTGCATCAGAGAAAAACGGGGATCGGTAGAAGACTACATGCTCCATGAATTGAAGCTGACTCCCGAGAAGAGGAAAAAGCTGAAAGCAATATTACTGCACTAA
- a CDS encoding AraC family transcriptional regulator: MSKTAERPKFILLNVGYSELNANWNWKSVYSPFARIYYVTGGKAITYINGEPFSLKPDHLYLVPPFTMHDNECDSFFSLYYIHFYEETVRKESIFDQYDFPIEVKSDSLGLMLNKRLLEINPGRHLRHYDPKLYDNPRTFDQYVADNSKMSIHSRYETQGILYQLISRFFTLAKTKSDNKDVRISNTLRYIHENTGKDITLAELANVACVSEDHLIRVFKKEMNCTPLRYVNMKKIEKAQLLLLTTDMPIRDVAMELSLDNISYFNRVFKHHIGKTPSEYRETYNNL, encoded by the coding sequence ATGTCTAAAACCGCAGAAAGACCTAAATTTATATTGCTGAATGTCGGTTATTCGGAGCTAAATGCAAACTGGAACTGGAAGTCAGTGTATAGTCCTTTTGCCCGTATATATTATGTAACCGGAGGCAAAGCGATCACATACATCAACGGAGAGCCATTTTCTCTGAAACCGGATCATCTATATCTTGTTCCTCCGTTTACAATGCACGACAATGAGTGCGATAGCTTCTTTTCGCTTTACTATATTCACTTTTATGAAGAAACGGTGAGAAAGGAATCGATATTCGATCAATACGATTTTCCGATAGAAGTTAAATCCGACTCATTAGGCTTAATGCTCAACAAGCGATTGCTTGAAATCAATCCGGGAAGGCATTTGAGGCATTATGATCCCAAACTGTATGATAACCCTCGTACATTTGATCAGTATGTGGCAGATAACAGCAAGATGTCGATACACTCGAGATATGAAACGCAAGGAATTTTGTATCAGCTTATATCCAGATTTTTCACATTAGCTAAAACTAAATCGGATAATAAAGATGTGCGCATAAGCAATACACTCAGGTATATACATGAAAATACAGGGAAGGATATTACATTGGCCGAGCTTGCAAATGTAGCTTGTGTTTCCGAAGATCATTTGATTCGGGTATTTAAGAAAGAAATGAACTGCACACCCCTCAGATATGTGAACATGAAAAAGATAGAAAAGGCTCAACTACTTCTGCTTACTACCGATATGCCAATAAGGGATGTGGCAATGGAGCTGTCTTTGGATAATATCTCTTATTTCAACAGGGTTTTTAAGCATCATATAGGAAAGACTCCCAGCGAATACAGAGAGACATATAACAATTTATAA
- a CDS encoding alpha-L-fucosidase, which translates to MKKYFLLFALIFVMANLSAQTKAGKPDVKWFEDARFGMFVHFGPYSVLGDGEWVMNNRPIKTNEYKRLQDFFNPQEFNAAEWVRIAKSAGMKYIAFTSRHHDSFSNWDTKQSDWNIMNTPYGKDIVRQLADECHKQDMKLVLYYSILDWMRSDYQYETGRTGKGSGRTEKSDWNSYINFMKAQLTELLTNYGPIAGIWFDGHWDQTEHENRTDQSTYVDWHYPEIYELIHHLQPECLIANNHHLPPFEGESYQIFERDVPGENKGGLSGQEVSKLPLETCQTINGSWGFDITDDKYKSTKELLHLLIRTAGTGANLLLNVGPMPNGKIQTECVERLQQMGEWMDKYGYTIYGTKQGFTLPQSWGAITNKGKTYYIHILEKDTPSVTLNIPNIKSAKWLNVDFKLVWNRDKKTGDVTFTIDGKLDDISSIIEVEVK; encoded by the coding sequence ATGAAGAAGTATTTTTTATTGTTTGCTTTAATATTCGTTATGGCAAATTTGTCCGCACAAACGAAAGCCGGAAAACCCGATGTTAAGTGGTTTGAAGATGCCCGCTTTGGTATGTTCGTCCATTTTGGACCTTATAGCGTGCTGGGTGATGGCGAATGGGTGATGAACAACCGCCCGATAAAAACGAATGAATATAAGCGACTCCAAGATTTCTTTAATCCGCAGGAATTTAATGCGGCAGAGTGGGTTCGGATAGCTAAAAGCGCAGGTATGAAATATATTGCGTTTACCTCTCGTCATCACGATAGTTTCAGTAATTGGGATACCAAGCAGTCGGATTGGAATATAATGAATACCCCTTATGGCAAGGATATTGTTAGGCAGCTAGCTGATGAATGTCATAAACAAGACATGAAACTTGTATTGTATTATTCGATTCTGGATTGGATGCGTTCCGACTATCAGTATGAAACAGGACGTACAGGAAAAGGATCGGGACGTACAGAAAAAAGTGATTGGAACAGCTATATTAATTTTATGAAGGCGCAGTTGACTGAGTTGTTAACCAATTATGGACCAATAGCCGGTATCTGGTTTGATGGTCATTGGGATCAGACAGAACATGAAAATAGAACAGATCAGTCTACTTATGTTGATTGGCATTACCCTGAAATATATGAACTGATTCATCACCTACAACCTGAATGTTTGATAGCAAACAATCATCACTTACCTCCTTTTGAGGGTGAGAGCTATCAGATATTTGAACGTGATGTGCCGGGCGAAAATAAAGGAGGGCTGAGTGGACAAGAGGTGTCTAAACTTCCGTTGGAAACATGTCAGACCATAAATGGATCTTGGGGATTTGATATTACTGATGATAAATATAAATCGACAAAGGAACTTTTGCATTTGCTTATCCGTACAGCTGGGACAGGCGCAAACCTGTTGTTGAATGTAGGCCCAATGCCGAATGGAAAGATTCAGACGGAATGTGTAGAAAGGCTTCAACAAATGGGAGAATGGATGGATAAGTACGGATATACTATATATGGTACAAAGCAAGGCTTTACTCTTCCTCAATCGTGGGGAGCAATAACCAATAAGGGCAAGACCTATTATATTCACATTCTGGAGAAAGATACTCCATCCGTTACATTAAACATTCCTAACATAAAGTCGGCGAAGTGGCTGAATGTAGATTTCAAGCTTGTTTGGAATAGAGATAAAAAGACCGGAGATGTGACATTTACAATCGATGGAAAGCTGGATGATATAAGTTCGATTATAGAAGTAGAGGTAAAATAA